CAAGTCTATCCTCATgcaatcctcctcctcgatggcattccgcatcactctcttcatatcaaactccacactttcctcatcaattctcaaggtgagcttgccggcatgaacatcgatgagagcacgcccggtgttcataaaagggcgaccaaggatcataggacattctttatccaccgcatagtctaagatcacaaaatccaccggaaagataaatttatccactttaacaagtacgtcttccactatcccatacggctttttgagagagtgatcggcaagttgcaataccatcgaggtgcgctttaccggttgatcaccaaacaaagacctaaaaagaaacaatggcatcaagttaatacttgccccaagatcacacaagcaatttatagcattcatatttcctatagtgcaaggtatagaaaaactccctggatccttaagctttGTTGGTAGGGTGCTTTGGATTATGGAACTACAATGctccgtgagcggtattgtcccaccttgctcccaactacgcttgttcataattatatctttcaagaattttgcatattggggcatctcccttAGTGCGTCCGCCAAGCTTAGATTAATTTGCAacttcttgaaaatctcaaggaacttatgaaacttttcgttcccttgagctttccttaaccggcttgggaatggaaccggtggtacaaacggtggcggcggtggtggcctcacatagggctcttcaacctcgacaaccacttcctcacattcctttggcaactcttgacttgaacttgctatgtcaattaccacttgaggctcatcctcctcgaCAACTTGCCTCTTtccattggctttctcaagggttctcccgcttcggagctctaccgccttaacatgttctctagggttgttctccgtagtagatggcaatcccccttgtggtctaccTTGAAGATTGATAGCAAGTTGAGAGATTTGAGTCTCAAGCATTTGATTAGTGGCGGCTTGATTCTTTTGAAGTTGCTTCATCTCTCTAAGCTCATCCATCAACTTAGCAAGCATATTCCCTTCATCCATGTTTCTTTGAGGTTGAAACCCGGGAGGATGTTGAGGTCTAGCACCCGCATTGTTGCCATGACCTTGATTGTGATGGTAATTTCCTTGTTGTTGGGGAGGTCTATTTCCACCTTGGAAGCTTGGACCCGCTTGATTAGgcccttgagcattgccttgtccttcttgatttctccacccgaagtttggatgattcctccatccggggttgtaGGTGTTAGAGTAGGGGTCATTAGCTTGCCTTTGTCCCCCGATGTAGTTGACTTGCTCACTTAAGGCTTGACCCGTAACTAAGCATTCTCCTCccgaatggccaaaatcaccacaaaattcacaacctacttgaacataagccaccGGAGCGTTTCGTTGCATAGGAGCGACTTGTTTCTTGAGAGCATCCACTTGAGCTTGAAGCGAAGCATTTGCGGCTTTTATGGACTCCATCTCCCTcacttgatcaagagtcatGAGTGACTTTTGAGTAGGTGGCGCTCTTCTTTCCATAGGACCCCAAGTACTACTAACCACGGCCAATTTCTCCACCAATTCAAGGGCTTCCTCATAGGTTTTTTGCATAAGTGAACCCCCCGAAGCCGCATCGATAGTGGCTCGGGTAGTGACATTCGTCCCATCATAGAAGATTTGTATAACATGCTCTCTATTGAGCCGATGATGGGGTACACTTCGTTGTAAATCCTTAAACCGCTCCCATGCCTCATGAAGTGATTCTCCTTCAAATTGGACAAACTCAAGTATGTCTTTAGTCAACTTTGTAGTCTtgccatgagggaaatatttgttAAGGAAGGCTTGAGCCAACTCCCTCCAATTGTGAATGGACTCATTAGGTAGAGAGTGCAACCAAATGCTAGCCTTGTCCCTCAAGGAAAAAGGGAACATCCGAAGTTTAATTTGGTCCgccgttatcccatgaagcttgaatgtgtttagaacacccaaaaacttggcgatatgctcattaggatcctcatgactcaacccaaagaaggcacaacgattttccaaaagttgaatggtacttggcttgatctcaaaagttgccgcttgaaccggcattgcgaagcatccaaaagttgcattgtccacatccggcaagaaaaactcacccaaagtttgtctttgttggtTTGGCACTTGTGCGTGCGCTTGGGGTCGATCATCCCTTGGGTGGTCTTGTTGCCTTGGTCGGTTCACATTCCCTAATGGAGGAgcgggtggatattgttgttcccctccATCCATTAGAGGATTGAACCTCCCCTCTTCATCGTAATTGTTTCCCTCGTTATTCATAACTTCGGGTATACGGGCTCTTCTTCTTACACCTCTTTCGTAGTTACCGAGGTTATCTTGGAACGGTTCTAGTGGTAGATTTGCTCGTcgcgtattgtgcatacacaaaaatcaaattccctacacaaacaacaacaagaaaaccgagtgtaaaccacgaaagataattaataacaataaaccaaaaacagaaaataacgctaactcgaccgaatttcacaatactttcaatcaattaaacgcaaccttgtccccggcaacggcgccaaaaacttgttagcaaaaatactaacttgtagtaatccggaaatacggaatcgatcccacgaagacaagaggtttaaagtgagcgaacacg
This window of the Mercurialis annua linkage group LG5, ddMerAnnu1.2, whole genome shotgun sequence genome carries:
- the LOC126681449 gene encoding uncharacterized protein LOC126681449; this translates as MNNEGNNYDEEGRFNPLMDGGEQQYPPAPPLGNLHGITADQIKLRMFPFSLRDKASIWLHSLPNESIHNWRELAQAFLNKYFPHGKTTKLTKDILEFVQFEGESLHEAWERFKDLQRSVPHHRLNREHVIQIFYDGTNVTTRATIDAASGGSLMQKTYEEALELVEKLAVVSSTWGPMERRAPPTQKSLMTLDQVREMESIKAANASLQAQVDALKKQVAPMQRNAPVAYVQVGQGNAQGPNQAGPSFQGGNRPPQQQGNYHHNQGHGNNAGARPQHPPGFQPQRNMDEGNMLAKLMDELREMKQLQKNQAATNQMLETQISQLAINLQEQLQENVQVLNQEKGEIPENFELASFSKEKISASFNTKGSIEPSLLMKGSIEPHELKGAEIFSQHISQVSFHSESGDDEYTREDEPKPESLNKSNGVTPPSSELPPKVEMKPLPPHLRYTFVGENETLPIIISNKLSKDQERKE